The sequence CGTTTCGTCCATTGATTGATCTCCTGCGGAAGTTGATGCGTAAGTATAGCGAAACCGTTCAGAAAGGTCATTTCGGATCGCATCAGATCGCGGTTCAAAAGACCGGTTGTCGGAGCCTAAAAAAAGGAATATATTGGAATTGACGGTGTCGTAAGGATGCCGGCATCGATGGTTAGCATTCAGCATCCGTTCAAAATCAAGGAGACTAACGAATGAAAAAACTATTTGCGACGCTAATGTTGCTGACGGCTGTTTCTTTTGCTTTCGCCGGCAAGGCGGGGGATTCGGACGGCGCTATTGAGAATCCGAAATCGCAGTATGCTCTCTGCCACGACCAGAATGGTAAGTGGGATCCGCAGAGCAAATCCTGTGACCCGTATGCCTGCGGATGCCTGTTCCATCAGATCGAAGAGTTCATTATGGACATTTTCAGCTGATGATCGGTTGATTTTGTGACCTGATTTTAGGGCTTCCCAAACAGAAATTAATGGTCCGGAAGAAAATTGTCCGGATTCCAAACAAATCGGGGGCTGCTTCCCAACAGCCCCCGCTTTTGTGACCCTAGGGTCGCGGGTCAAAAATGCAGACCCGTTCAAAACTAACTCTTTGCATAGACTTTCGCATTAACTTCTCAACCAGCGGTCGATTGATTGAAACCACTGGTGTTTTTCAGCCGATAAACGCCGCTTTCGACCCGCTCCGCAAAGCCTTCACCGACGAGCTGATGATTCGCCATTCCGGTTTCCCAGCGGGCGAGGCCAATGGCTTTCGACAATTCACCGAGAATTGTCGTGCCGCACATCGCGAGAAACGCTCGGGCGATCTCGCGGACCGCGGTCTCGCGTGAGATCTTCTTCGCCAATTCGTCGGGGAAACGGGCTTCGGCGAGCGTCCAGATGTAAGTGAATTTGGGTTCGTACAAAACTTCCTGCGGAACTACTTTGAGATGCATCTGCAATTGATCGAGTGCCTTGGTGAATTCCTTGCGGTCATCGATCCCGGCCTCTGCACGGAGATCGGCGCTCGCCATTTCCCATTCCTTTCGCAGAACCTTGAGGATCTTACGCGCGGCCGGCGAAAGTCTTTCCTTTTCGTCCTTTTTCGGAATCCCCCAGATCGCGTTGAAGCAGGGAACGAGCCGGGGCGCGACGAACATCGAGCGGCCCTTGACGAGTTTGCCGTAATAGACCTTCCCGCGCCGCATCACTTCGTCCTTTAACACCCACGCGAGACTGGCTTCGGGGTCTTTCTGGACATTCCGCGGCATATGGGCGTCGCGCCGGCCGCAGACCGCGATGTAGACGCTCGGAAGATTCGTCCGCGCATCGGTCAGCCCAAGGCAAAACCCCAGATCTTCGACCATCGCCTCGATTTCCGCCGCCGTTTCGATCCGAAGAACCTCGTCTCGCCGCCATTTTCGGTCGCGAAAAAGTTCAGCCTCTTCGGGAAGCGATTTCATACCGACTAAAATAGCACAGGCAGGGAGCAGTGCAGAGTGCAAAGTGCATAGTGCAGAAGTGCAGAAGCGCAGAGTGCAAAGTGCATAGTTCGTAAGTTCGTAAGTTCGACTATGCACTTTGCACTCTGCACTCTGCACTGTTCCTATCGATTCGGTGATGACGACTGGACCGTCACCGTCGAACCTTGTTTCAGTTCGAGATCGTCCTTGCCCTGGAGCACGACCGAGCCCGCGCCGGCGCTGCCGCCGATGATCGCGCCGATCGCCGCGCCTTTGCCGCCGCCGAGGATCGCGCCGATCAGCGCTCCGGCCCCCGCGCCGATGCCGCCGCGCTTGACGGTCTCTTTCGTCTGGCTGTCGCCCTTTGCGGTGCCTTCGGTGTCGATCTTGACGGTCTTGCCGTTTTGATCGGTGACCGACTGAAGGTAACCGGCAAAATCGTACGTCTCACCGCTGCGCAGGGTTATCTTCTCGAAATTGAACGTCAGCTTCGAGCGGCCGGTGACCTTGCCGGAACGGTTGATGCCGCTGATATAACCCTCGATGACCGCGCCGCGATATTCATTTGGCGACTGGACCGTCATCCGAAAGCGATCGTTGTTCTGCGAGATCTTTGTCGACAGGTCATTCTCGAGAATTCCGCTGATGATCGTTCCGCCGGGTACGATGAAGTCCCCGGTTCGCTGCGTGCGCGTCGTCGGAGCATTCGGATCGTCGGTCGGATCGTTCGACGAATAGGTCTGGTTGTCCTGATCGGCGTCCGTCGTTGTGGTCGTCGTCACGGTACTCGGATTCGTATCGATATCGAGACGCGCGACTTGATCGGTCTTGTTGTAGAAACTATCGGCGAAAACGGTCTGACTCAAATACTTCGTCGTGATCCGGCGCGTCACCTTGAGCCCGCGCCCGCCATCCTCGATCGCGAACGTGATCGTGTAATCCGATTCACCGCCGAGACTTGAGATCGTCAGATCCTGTTTGCCGAGCAGAGCGCGAACGCGAACGTTTGTGCCGCTTGAATTCTCGACCCTTGTGCGTCCGTCGGCTGTAAAGGTCACCGCCGGGGCGCGCGTCGATGCAAGCGTCACCTGGTTGCCACGGATCTCGATCGCGATCTGTTCCGCCGCTTCGAGCTTGTTTTCGAGGTCCTGTCGCTCGGCGTCGGAAACGTCGCTGTTCTCGACGATGTCGCGCGTGTCTTCGCTGCGCGAGGCGTCAAGCTGATATGTGCCTGTAAGCGAATTCGACGACATCGGCATTGTCCGAGTCGTGTTTCCGCCCGCGTTCCAGTCCCAGTTGACCGAATAATTTCTCGCCAAACGGTCAAGCAGCGTCCGGACATCGTTCCAGTCTTTCTGGACGGTGTCGTTGACGCGGTTCGACCGGAGATAATCCGAGATCGATTTCGCCGCGTTCAAGACGTCGAGCACGTCGTCGGCGTTTTCGCGGCGCTGATTGAGGTTGGTCTGAAAGGCCCGGATGAGACGGTCAAGTTCGACGACGTCGTTTTCGAGCGAATCGACATCGTCCGAATCGCGAAGTCCGTAGCGAAGGCTGTAACGCAGATCATCGACTTTCGAGTCGAGACTCCGCAAAGTGCCCGCCACCTCACGCTGGTTCGGCGCCTTTTGCGCCAGCGCACTGCCCGCCAAACCCAAAACCGCCAAAACCGCTATCACATAGACCGAAACCAAGCTTTTCATTATGCTCATTTTTATCGTTGCTCCTTCCGTTCGTGCACGAGTTACCAACCATTTCGTGCTCGCGATACTTTAGAAGCAGATTTCGTGCCATAAAGTTGTTCGCCGATTCGGTTCATTATCCGGGTCGAAAAACCTATAATTGAGAACGTAAGCAAATTACGTTCAGGCGTTCAATTCAAGGAGACAGAAAGATGTCGGATATTCAAGCAAAAGCGGTCGTACAATGGGCGGGAGATGATCTATACATCGGGACATCACCCAGCGGTCATTCTATAACTGTTGATACCAAAGGAGAAAACAAGACGGCGCCGTCGCCCGTCGAACTGCTGATGATCGCTGTCGCCGGATGCACGGCGGTCGACGTCGTTTCGATCCTGCAGAAGAAACGGCAGAAGATCACGGCGTACCGGGCCGAGATCTCGGGGACGCGCCGTGAAGATCATCCGCGTGCGTTCACGTCCTTCCATATTCACCATTTGGTGTACGGTCACGACGTTTCCGAACAAGCGGTCGCGCGTGCGATCGAACTTTCGGACACGAAATACTGTTCGGTCGCGGCGACCGTGCGTCCGGCGGCCGAGATCGAGACGACCTTCGAGATCATCGAATCGGAGTAGAACGCAAGCGAACTGGAGCGCAAGCGTCCCCGACTGGAGCGCAAGCGTCCCCGACTGGAGCGCAAGCGTCCCCGCTTGCAATGAGCGCGCAGCGCGAACGGCCGCGGATGGAACGACACCAATTGCGGAATTTCAATATTTATTCCAGAATTGCACGGATGAAATCACAACTGGCACCCGAAGAGATCGAACTGAACAAAAAGCGGAAGGTCCTCGACCGTTTGAAGGACCGCCTCGCCGACAGCGAGGAAGAGATGGCCGATCTGCGGGCGGAACTCGAACAGTTCGAAGCGCGTTACAAGATGGATGTCGCGCGGTTTTATCACGACTTTGACGAGATCGAGGCGCAGATCGCCGAAGAAGAGGCGAAACTCGTTCCGGACGATGAGGAGATCAAGAAACGGGCCGAAGAACTTCGACGGCGCGCGGAAGAGTCCGCGATTGACGCCGACGAAGCAGAAGCTTGGGACAAATTGCGGCCGACTGCAGCGGCGAAAAAGGCGTATCACGATCTGGCGCGCATCATTCATCCGGATCTCGCCCTCGACGCCGCCGAGAAAGAGCGCCGTCACGCGCTGATGGCGACGCTGAACGACGCTTATTCCGCCGGCGACCAGGCGCGGCTCGACAAGCTCGTCGAGGATTTTCGGGACTCTCCCGATTTGGTCAAAGGCGATTCGGTGGGAGACGAGCTGGTCCGGGCGATCCGGCAGATCTATCAGATCAAAAAACGGCTGATTGAGCTTGGAAGAGAAAAAGCGGACGCCGAACAGTCGGAATTGTACGACCTTCGTCAAAAGGTCGAGGCCGAACTGCGTGAAGGCCGCGATCTGCTCAAGCAGATGGCCGAACGGACGAAGACGCACATCCGCAAGGCCGAAAGAAGGCTCGCGAATCTCAAGAACCTGAATATCGCCCAGGAAGAATACGTTCGTGAAAAGTACGGAATGGATATTTCGGAATTTCGATGATCAGACCGGCTGAGGCCGGAACCCAAAACAATGGAAAATGCCCCTGAGATAAACAAAGAAAATGTAAATCGTTTTTTATGTCCGAATTGCTCGGCGAATATGGTCTTCGACGCGGCGCTCGGAAAACTCGCCTGCCCGTATTGCGAGCACGCGCAGGAGGTCGCCGCCGAGGGTTCTGTCGATGAACGCGACTTCTATGAATTCATCGATCGCGCCGCGCAGAATCTGCAGCCGATGGCGCAGAACGCGATGCAGGTCAACTGCGACAGTTGCGGCGCGATCGTCAATTTCACGCCGCCCGAAACAGCGACCTCGTGTGCCTTCTGCGGCGGCAAGATCGTCGCCCAGCCGAAGGCGGCCGATCCGCTCGTTGCGCCCGAAGGGGTTTTGCCTTTCTCGGTTCCGCCGCCGCAGGCGATCTCGAATTTCAAAACTTGGATCGGGTCGCTCTGGTTCGCGCCGTCGGCGCTCAAGACGATGGCGACGGCCGACAAATTGTCGAGCATTTACATTC is a genomic window of Acidobacteriota bacterium containing:
- a CDS encoding OsmC family protein — translated: MSDIQAKAVVQWAGDDLYIGTSPSGHSITVDTKGENKTAPSPVELLMIAVAGCTAVDVVSILQKKRQKITAYRAEISGTRREDHPRAFTSFHIHHLVYGHDVSEQAVARAIELSDTKYCSVAATVRPAAEIETTFEIIESE